A window from Mangifera indica cultivar Alphonso chromosome 2, CATAS_Mindica_2.1, whole genome shotgun sequence encodes these proteins:
- the LOC123209236 gene encoding uncharacterized protein LOC123209236: MSLVTEEIRAKAEMYRGDEICKEKSQQLLKEVGLPNGLLPLHDIEECGYVRETGFVWLKQKRSITHKFEKIGKLVSYATEVTALVEPNKIKKLTGVKTKELLVWITLSDIYINDPSSGKITFQTPAGLNRSFPVSAFQVEEKEKDVKEIEKKELNGAVAVKDV, encoded by the coding sequence ATGTCTCTTGTTACTGAAGAAATCAGAGCCAAGGCAGAGATGTACCGTGGAGATGAGATATGTAAAGAGAAATCACAGCAGTTGCTGAAAGAGGTAGGTTTACCAAATGGTTTGTTGCCATTACATGACATTGAAGAATGTGGCTATGTGAGAGAGACAGGTTTTGTGTGGCTGAAACAAAAGAGAAGCATAACCcacaagtttgaaaagattggaaagcttGTAAGTTATGCAACTGAGGTCACAGCACTTGTTGAACCCAACAAGATCAAGAAACTCACTGGGGTGAAGACCAAAGAGCTGTTAGTTTGGATAACTCTGAGTGATATTTATATCAATGATCCATCTAGTGGGAAGATCACTTTTCAGACTCCTGCTGGGCTTAACAGGTCTTTCCCTGTTTCTGCTTTTCAggttgaagagaaagagaaggatgTGAAGGAGATAGAAAAGAAGGAATTGAATGGAGCTGTGGCAGTGAAGGATGTGTAA
- the LOC123209226 gene encoding alkaline/neutral invertase A, mitochondrial: MNTITLMGNSTMKLSGRLLITRRNGSVLSLPTLKHNYHHTLTKNCLTFGQKNQIQTYPFKISSFQRTFYNTQKCFSVLSPNFGQTKVLSRPYCGVSTKSRGFYVAASRVASKVQNLSTSVETRVNDKDFERIYVKNGMYVKPLVVERIDQDENIVGERESIAEVDSVEKVDGDKNLEGVKRLKIETSPRREETDIEKEAWRLLQEAVVTYCGSPVGTVAANDPNDKQPLNYDQVFLRDFVPSALAFLLRGEAEIVKNFLLHTLQLQSWEKTVDCYSPGQGLMPASFKVRNVPLDGNKFEEVLDPDFGESAIGRVAPVDSGLWWIILLRAYGKITGDYTLQERVDVQTGIKLIMNSCLADGFDMFPSLLVTDGSCMIDRRMGIHGHPLEIQALFYTALRCSREMLSVSEGSKNLVRAINNRLSALSFHIREYYWVDMKKINEIYRYKTEEYSMDATNKFNIYPEQIPAWLMDWTPEEGGYLIGNLQPAHMDFRFFTLGNLWAIISSLGTPKQNEAILKLFEAKWDDLMGHMPLKICYPALEHEEWHIITGSDPKNTPWSYHNGGSWPTLLWQFTLACIKMGKFELAQKAVDVAEKRLVVDRWPEYYDTRTGKFIGKQSRLFQTWTIAGFLTSKMLLENPEMASLLLWEEDYELLETCVCALSKSGRKKCSRGAAKSQILV; the protein is encoded by the exons ATGAACACAATCACACTTATGGGCAATTCTACAATGAAGCTCTCCGGCAGACTTCTAATAACTCGTAGGAATGGTTCAGTGTTGTCCTTGCCAACTCTTAAACACAATTACCACCatactttaacaaaaaattgtcTAACTTTTGGTCAAAAAAACCAAATCCAAACATACCCTTTTAAAATTTCAAGCTTTCAACGCACATTCTACAATACCCAGAAATGTTTTTCCGTCTTGAGTCCTAATTTTGGCCAAACAAAGGTTCTTTCAAGGCCTTATTGTGGTGTTTCGACTAAAAGTAGAGGTTTTTACGTTGCAGCTTCCAGGGTAGCATCTAAAGTTCAAAACTTGTCAACTTCTGTTGAGACTCGTGTGAATGATAAAGATTTTGAaagaatttatgttaaaaatggTATGTATGTTAAGCCTTTGGTTGTTGAGAGAATTGATCAAGATGAAAACATTGTGGGGGAGCGAGAATCAATAGCTGAAGTTGACAGTGTTGAAAAAGTTGATGGAGACAAAAATTTGGAGGGTGTTAAAAGATTAAAGATCGAGACTAGTCCTAGGAGAGAAGAGACTGATATTGAAAAGGAGGCATGGAGATTGTTGCAAGAAGCTGTAGTAACGTATTGTGGGAGTCCTGTGGGGACTGTGGCTGCTAATGATCCTAATGATAAACAACCGTTGAATTATGATCAAGTGTTTCTTCGTGATTTCGTACCTTCTGCTTTGGCTTTCTTGCTGAGAGGAGAAGCGGAAATAGTGAAAAATTTCCTCCTTCATACCTTGCAGTTACAG AGTTGGGAGAAAACGGTGGACTGCTACAGCCCAGGCCAGGGATTGATGCCAGCTAGTTTTAAAGTCAGAAATGTTCCTCTTGATGGCAATAAATTTGAAGAAGTCCTAGATCCAGATTTTGGTGAATCAGCAATTGGTCGTGTCGCACCTGTAGATTCTG GACTGTGGTGGATTATTCTATTGAGGGCATATGGAAAGATTACTGGTGACTATACATTACAAGAAAGGGTGGATGTTCAGACGGGCATAAAACTGATTATGAATTCATGCTTAGCTGATGGTTTCGATATGTTTCCCTCCTTGTTGGTCACTGATGGCTCCTGCATGATAGACCGTCGGATGGGTATCCATGGTCACCCCCTTGAGATCCAA GCCTTGTTTTATACAGCCCTACGGTGTTCCCGTGAGATGCTTTCAGTAAGTGAAGGATCCAAGAATTTAGTTAGAGCCATCAACAATAGGCTGAGTGCATTATCATTTCACATCCGAGAATATTATTGGGTGGACATGAAGAAGATCAATGAAATATACCGGTACAAAACAGAAGAGTACTCCATGGATGCCACcaacaaattcaatatttatccTGAACAAATTCCCGCATGGCTAATGGATTGGACACCGGAAGAAGGTGGATATTTGATTGGCAATCTACAGCCTGCTCACATGGATTTTAGGTTCTTCACGCTTGGAAACCTTTGGGCCATCATTTCATCTTTGGGTACTCCAAAGCAAAACGAAGCTATTTTAAAGCTTTTTGAAGCCAAATGGGATGATCTTATGGGGCATATGCCTTTGAAAATATGTTACCCTGCTTTGGAGCATGAAGAGTGGCATATTATCACTGGCAGTGACCCAAAGAACAC TCCCTGGTCATATCATAATGGTGGATCTTGGCCAACACTTTTGTGGCAG TTCACACTGGCATGTATCAAGATGGGAAAATTCGAATTAGCCCAGAAGGCAGTTGACGTGGCTGAAAAGAGGCTTGTAGTTGACCGTTGGCCTGAATACTATGACACCCGAACAGGGAAGTTTATTGGAAAACAGTCACGACTTTTCCAGACATGGACTATTGCTGGGTTCTTGACCTCTAAAATGCTCCTGGAGAATCCAGAAATGGCTTCCTTGTTACTCTGGGAGGAGGATTATGAACTTCTTGAAACCTGTGTCTGTGCTCTTAGCAAGAGTGGGCGGAAGAAATGCTCTCGTGGTGCAGCTAAGTCTCAGATTCTTGTCTAA
- the LOC123209234 gene encoding protein AGENET DOMAIN (AGD)-CONTAINING P1 gives MPPKPKPTTRDSSFSIFKPGTLVEVSSNDVGFRGSWYTGTVIRRASKKDPAKYLIEYTHLFSDEAGTKPLREIIDLGQLRPVAPREKKREFKFSEEVDAFYNDGWWEGAITGASDGKFKVYFRSSKEQIEFSKEDLRLHREWLGGDKWKPPLEEEEEEEEEENGKVSTEGKTMENDKAVTELKFEKGASVEVSSDEDGFDGAWFAATVIEPVGKDKYLVEYQSLRTEDDTEFLKEEIDILHIRPSPPDTVVVDSFDRLDEVDALYNDGWWIGVISKVLSNSRYKVYFKNTLEEMQFEHSELRLHQEWIDGKWIVTRQGLTCDR, from the exons ATGCCTCCAAAACCCAAACCTACCACCAGGGAttcatcattttcaatctttaagccAGGCACATTGGTCGAAGTCTCCTCAAACGACGTCGGATTTCGTGGGTCATGGTACACTGGTACAGTCATTCGTCGTGCATCAAAAAAGGATCCCGCTAAGTACTTGATCGAATACACCCATTTGTTCTCAGACGAGGCAGGAACCAAACCCTTAAGGGAAATTATCGACTTGGGGCAGCTTCGGCCCGTGGCTccgagagagaagaagagagagtttAAGTTTAGTGAAGAAGTAGATGCATTTTATAATGATGGGTGGTGGGAAGGAGCTATCACTGGTGCTAGTGATGGTAAATTTAAAGTGTATTTTCGGAGTTCCAAGGAGCAGATTGAGTTTTCTAAGGAGGACTTGAGGCTGCATAGAGAATGGCTTGGTGGCGATAAGTGGAAGCCGCCCttggaggaggaagaagaagaagaagaagaagagaatggG AAGGTGTCAACAGAAGGAAAAACAATGGAGAATGACAAAGCTGTGactgaactgaaatttgaaaagggGGCATCAGTTGAGGTCAGCAGTGATGAAGATGGTTTTGATGGTGCTTGGTTTGCTGCAACTGTTATCGAACCAGTTGGGAAGGACAAGTATCTTGTTGAGTACCAGAGCTTGAGAACAGAAGATGATACAGAGTTTTTGAAGGAAGAGATTGATATTCTGCACATAAGACCTTCTCCGCCAGATACTGTGGTGGTCGATAGCTTTGATAGGCTTGATGAGGTCGATGCTTTGTATAATGATGGTTGGTGGATAGGTGTAATTTCCAAGGTTCTTAGCAACTCAAGGTACAAAGTATACTTTAAGAACACACTTGAGGAAATGCAGTTTGAGCACTCTGAATTAAGGCTGCATCAGGAATGGATAGATGGAAAATGGATTGTAACTCGCCAG ggtTTGACGTGTGATCgctga
- the LOC123209227 gene encoding putative pentatricopeptide repeat-containing protein At1g56570, whose amino-acid sequence MNAKKLLSSTATSTFHFNKIPPVVTNSLVWSHKSCTQQNPHRTRIGPSILATNLITSYFERGLIKEARTLFDEIPDRDVVTWTAMIAGYTSSNFHTHAWKMLVEMMRCEVEPNEFTISSVLKASKAIKCVLYGALVHGVAIKKGLEGWMYVDNALMDMYATCCVFMDDACMVFKDMKIKNAVSWTILITGYTHRGDGCGGLRVFKQMLLEEVELNPYSLSIALRACTSTGRLIFGKLIHAAVTKHGFGSNLPVMNSMLDMYCRCGYLNEANQYFHEMTERDLITWNTLIAGYERTDSLESLNIFSRMKSEGFCPNCFTFTSIIAACANLAVLSCGQQVHSGIVRRGLDGNLALANALIDMYAKCGNISDSQKIFSEMSHRDLVTWTSMMIGYGAHGYGKETVALFDEMVISGVRPDRIVFMAVLSACSHAGLVDEGLRYFNLMMGDYNIKPNQEIYGCVVDLLGRAGRVREAYDLIGSMPLKPDESIWGALLSACKAHRFPNLGKLAARRILDLRPNMMGTYVMLSNIYAAEGKWGDFAKVRKLMKLMGNKKEAGRSWIEVKNQVYSFVVGDKKGSYTETVYEILELMIRHMKEIDNVPDVDCLMHDLDNRN is encoded by the exons ATGAATGCTAAGAAACTGCTATCATCCACTGCCACCTCCACTTTCCACTTCAACAAAATACCACCCGTTGTCACAAACTCTCTTGTATGGTCCCATAAATCCTGTACCCAACAAAACCCACATAGAACACGAATTGGTCCATCCATTTTAGCTACAAATCTCATTACGTCATACTTTGAGAGAGGCCTAATCAAAGAAGCACGTACACTGTTCGATGAAATCCCTGACAGAGATGTGGTTACGTGGACGGCCATGATTGCAGGCTACACATCATCCAATTTCCACACTCATGCATGGAAAATGTTAGTTGAAATGATGAGATGTGAAGTTGAGCCAAATGAATTTACCATTTCAAGTGTGTTGAAAGCTAGTAAAGCTATAAAGTGTGTTTTGTATGGAGCTTTGGTTCATGGGGTGGCTATTAAGAAAGGCTTGGAAGGGTGGATGTATGTTGATAATGCACTCATGGATATGTATGCTACGTGTTGTGTTTTCATGGATGATGCTTGTATGGTCtttaaagatatgaaaataaagaATGCTGTCTCGTGGACTATCTTGATCACTGGGTACACTCATAGAGGTGACGGCTGTGGTGGCCTTAGAGTCTTCAAACAAATGCTATTG GAGGAAGTAGAATTGAATCCATATAGCTTGTCGATTGCACTGAGAGCTTGTACCTCGACTGGAAGGCTTATTTTTGGCAAGCTAATACATGCAGCAGTAACTAAGCATGGATTCGGATCCAATCTTCCAGTAATGAATTCTATGCTAGACATGTATTGCAGGTGTGGTTACTTAAATGAGGCAAATCAATACTTCCATGAGATGACTGAAAGGGATCTAATAACATGGAACACATTAATAGCTGGATATGAAAGAACGGATTCCTTAGAATCTCTCAATATATTTTCACGGATGAAGTCAGAAGGATTCTGTCCAAATTGCTTCACATTTACTAGTATTATAGCTGCCTGTGCTAATTTGGCAGTTTTGAGTTGTGGACAACAGGTTCACAGTGGAATTGTTCGCAGAGGCCTTGATGGAAACTTGGCATTGGCTAATGCACTCATTGATATGTACGCCAAATGTGGAAACATATCTGACTCGCAGAAAATATTCAGTGAAATGTCTCACAGAGATTTAGTCACTTGGACTTCAATGATGATTGGATATGGAGCACATGGATATGGAAAAGAGACTGTTGCGTTGTTTGATGAGATGGTTATATCAGGTGTCCGACCTGATAGGATTGTATTTATGGCTGTTCTGAGTGCTTGCAGCCATGCTGGATTAGTGGATGAAGGCTTGAGGTACTTCAACTTGATGATGGGTGATTACAATATCAAGCCAAATCAAGAGATATATGGCTGTGTTGTGGATTTGCTGGGCCGAGCTGGGAGAGTCAGGGAGGCATATGATCTGATAGGGAGTATGCCGCTCAAGCCTGATGAGTCCATTTGGGGCGCACTACTCAGTGCCTGTAAAGCACATAGATTTCCAAATTTGGGCAAATTGGCAGCGCGGAGAATTTTGGATTTAAGGCCAAATATGATGGGGACTTATGTGATGCTGTCAAATATTTATGCTGCGGAAGGTAAATGGGGAGACTTTGCAAAAGTGAGGAAGCTAATGAAACTTATGGGAAACAAGAAAGAAGCCGGGAGGAGTTGGATAGAGGTGAAGAACCAGGTATATAGTTTTGTTGTTGGTGACAAGAAGGGTTCTTACACAGAGACTGTCTACGAAATTTTGGAACTAATGATCAGGCATATGAAGGAAATAGATAATGTGCCTGATGTAGATTGTTTAATGCACGACCTGGATAATAGAAATTGA
- the LOC123209235 gene encoding psbP domain-containing protein 1, chloroplastic: MARVVVLQKQGHPSFSILSFSVSDFDGARLHNHISWDRTPLPKAALQVTASRFPVKDSRQTKTFAVPRRNTMALILSSYIFSEFSYCNFAFAQSSIGFKEYIDTFDGYTFKYPQNWIQVRGAGADIFFRDPFVLDENVSVEMSSPSSSRYKTVEDLGPPEEAGRKVLKQYLTEFMSTRLGVRRESNIISTTSRVADDGKLYYQVEVNIKSYANNNELAVMPQDRPVSLEWNRRYLSVLGVENNRLYELRLQTPENVFVEEESDLRQVIDSFRVNKVSA; encoded by the exons ATGGCGAGAGTCGTGGTGCTACAGAAGCAAGGCCACCCTTCTTTCTCCATCCTCTCTTTTTCTGTCTCTGACTTCGATGGGGCCAGACTACACAACCATATTTCTTGGGATCGCACTCCCCTGCCGAAAGCGGCACTTCAAGTCACAGCATCAAGATTCCCTGTCAAAGATAGTCGTCAG ACTAAGACTTTTGCAGTTCCAAGGAGGAATACAATGGCATTGATCTTGTCAAGTTATATCTTCTCAGAATTTTCTTATTGCAACTTCGCATTTGCTCAATCATCTATTGGATTCAAGGAATACATAGATACCTTTGATGGTTATACCTTCAAGTATCCTCAAAACTGGATTCAAGTTCGAGGGGCTGGAGCTGACATATTCTTCAGGGATCCTTTTGTTCTTGATGAAAATGTTTCTGTGGAAATGTCATCACCATCATCCTCCAGGTACAAGACTGTTGAAGACTTGGGTCCACCAGAAGAAGCTGGAAGGAAAGTACTTAAGCAGTATCTTACAGAGTTCATGTCTACAAGACTTGGCGTCAGGCGTGAATCCAACATTATTTCCACAACATCCAGAGTTGCTGATGATGGGAAGCTATACTATCAAGTGGAG GTAAACATAAAGTCATATGCAAACAACAATGAGTTGGCTGTGATGCCACAAGATCGACCTGTTAGTTTGGAATGGAATCGCCGTTATCTTTCAGTTCTGGGAGTTGAGAACAACCGGTTATATGAGTTGAGATTACAGACACCAGAAAATGTATTTGTAGAAGAGGAAAGTGATCTTCGCCAAGTTATAGACTCCTTCAGAGTAAACAAGGTATCTGCTTGA